From Oncorhynchus mykiss isolate Arlee chromosome 25, USDA_OmykA_1.1, whole genome shotgun sequence, a single genomic window includes:
- the LOC110505770 gene encoding E3 ubiquitin-protein ligase HECTD1 isoform X5: MADVDPDTLLEWLQMGQGDERDMQLIALEQLCMLLLMSDNVDRCFETCPPRTFLPALCKIFLDESAPDNVLEVTARAITYYLDVSAECTRRIVGVDGAIKALCNRLVVVELNNRTSRDLAEQCVKVLELICTRESGAVFEAGGLNCVLSFIRDSGHLVHKDTLHSAMSVVSRLCSKMEPQDSSLETCVESLSSLLKHEDHQVSDGALRCFASLADRFTRRGVDPAPLAKHGLTEELLSRMAAAGGTVSGPSSTCKPGRTSTGAQPTAADSKLSNQVSTIVSLLSTLCRGSPLVTHDLLRSALPDSMESAMQGDERCVLDTMRLVDLLLVLLFEGRKALPKSTAGSTGRIPGLRRLDSSGERSHRQLIDCIRSKDTDALIDAIDTGAFEVNFMDDVGQTLLNWASAFGTQEMVEFLCERGADVNRGQRSSSLHYAACFGRPQVAKTLLRHGANPDLRDEDGKTPLDKARERGHSEVVAILQSPGDWMCPVNKGEDKKKKDLNEEEEGSEPKGDPEMAPIYLKRLLPVFAQTFQQTMLPSIRKASLALIRKMIHYSCEVLLKEVCDSDAGHNLPTVLVEITATVLDQEDDDDGHLLALQIIRDLVDKGGDVFLDQLARLGVINKVSTLAGPTSDDENEEVSKPEKEDEPQEDAKEVQQGKPYHWRDWSIIRGRDCLYIWSDAAALELSNGSNGWFRFILDGKLATMYSSGSPEGGSDSSESRSEFLEKLQRARSQVKPVTASQPILSALGPTKLTVGNWSLTCLKEGEIAIHNSDGQQATILKEDLPGFVFESNRGTKHSFTAETSLGSEFVTGWTGKRGRKLKSKLEKTKQKVKTMARDLYDDHFKAVESMPRGVVVTLRNIATQLESAWELHTNRQCIEGENTWRDLMKTALENLIVVLKDENTISPYEMCSSGLVQALFTVLNNSVELDMKHDCKPLMERINVFKTAFSENEDDESRPAVALIRKLLAVLESIERLPLHLYDTPGSTYNLQILTRRLRFRLERAPGETALIDRTGRMLKMEPLATVESLEQYLLKMVAKQWYDFDRSSFIFVKKLREGQTFTFRHQHDFDENGIVYWIGTNAKTAYEWVNPAAYGLVVVTSSEGRNLPYGRLEDILSRDSSALNCHTNDDKNAWFAIDLGLWVIPSAYTLRHARGYGRSALRNWVFQVSKDGQTWMSLYNHVEDCSLNEPGSTATWPLDPSKEEKQGWRHIRIKQMGKNASGQTHYLSLSGLEIYGTVSGVCEDQLGKAVKEAEANLRRQRRLFRSQVMKYIVPGARVVRGIDWKWRDQDGNPAGEGTVTGEAHNGWIDVTWDAGGSNSYRMGAEGKFDLKLAPGYDPESAPSPKPVSSTVSGTAQSWSSLVKNNCPDKGGSSSAAGASSSSRKGSSSSVCSVASSSDISLSSTKVERRADSLLEQGGLLGAGGGIPGSEGQEPIVVLSEAGSASSTSTITAEEGGERKAGTDRQAAADATAISMALVSVSSPDVSSVSESSSKEAASQRPLCSVASARLSVSSLLAAGAPMSSSASVPNLSSREASLMESFVRRAPNMSRTNATNNMNLSRSSSDNNTNTLGRNVMSAANFLDSCRANTLLAELDDEEDLPEPDDDDDENEDDNQEDQEYEEVLVRSRVNLGFHIHFNREEEEYETKGGRRRTWDDDFVLKRQFSALVPAFDPRPGRTNVQQTTDLEIPPPGTPRSEVQEEVECAPSPHLALILKVAGLGTTREVELPLSNYKGTIFYYVQKLLQVSCNGSIKSDKLRRIWEPTYTIMYRELKDSDKEKESRKMGCWSVEHVEQYLGTDELPKNDLITYMQKNADSSFLRHWKLTGTNKSIRKNRNCSQLIAAYKDFCEHGCRSGGLSPGSLGAMQTCDILSVASEQAQAKAGSSQSACGVEDVLQLLRILFIIGGDPHAHTRTFQEEDLQFNASPEEFTSKKVTTKILQQIEEPLALASGALPEWCEQLTSKCPFLIPFETRQLYFTCTAFGASRAVVWLQNRREATMERSRPSTTVRRDDPGEFRVGRLKHERVKVPRRDQMMEWAESVMQIHADRKSVLEVEFQGEEGTGLGPTLEFYALVAAEFQRASLGIWLCDDDFPDDESRQVDLGGGLKPPGYYVQRSCGLFPAPFPQDSDELERLSKLFLFLGVFLAKCIQDNRLVDLPISRPFFKLLCMGDIKSNMSKLLYASRGGPLLLDPTEQHHHFSEIQSEASTEESLDTYSVGSFDEDSKSEFILNPPKPKPPAWYHGILTWEDFERVNSHRAKFLKEMKELAVKRRLILGNNSQSEDEKNTRLQDLMLKNPLGSGPPLSVEDLGLNFQFCPSSKVHGFSAVDLKPNADDEMVTMDNAEEYVELMFDFCMHTGIQKQMEAFREGFNRVFPMEKLSSFSHKEVQMILCGNQSPSWTSEDVMNYTEPKLGYTRDSPGFLRFVRVLCGMSSDERKAFLQFTTGCSTLPPGGLANLHPRLTIVRKVDAADSSYPSVNTCVHYLKLPEYSSEDIMRERLLAATMEKGFHLN, encoded by the exons GTGCTGGAGCTGATCTGTACCAGGGAGTCTGGTGCAGTGTTTGAGGCTGGGGGTCTGAACTGTGTGCTTAGCTTCATCCGGGACAGCGGTCATCTGGTCCATAAGGACACCCTGCACTCTGCCATGTCTGTGGTGTCTCGCCTGTGCAGCAAGATGGAGCCCCAGGACTCCTCTCTGGAGACCTGCGTGGAGTCCCTCTCCAGTCTTCTCAAACACGAAGACCACCAG GTGTCTGACGGTGCTCTGCGCTGCTTTGCCTCCCTGGCGGACCGGTTCACCCGTCGAGGGGTGGACCCCGCGCCACTGGCCAAGCACGGTCTGACAGAGGAGCTGCTGTCCCGGATGGCGGCTGCAGGGGGCACGGTCTCCGGTCCCTCCTCCACCTGTAAGCCAGGCCGGACCTCCACTGGGGCCCAACCCACCGCCGCCGACTCCAAACTCTCCAACCAGGTGTCCACCATCGTTAGCCTGCTGTCCACGCTGTGCAGAGGCTCTCCCCTCGTCACTCAT gatcTGTTACGCTCTGCTCTGCCTGACTCCATGGAGAGTGCCATGCAGGGGGACGAGCGCTGTGTTCTGGACACCATGCGTCTGGTGGacctgctgctggtgctgctgttCGAGGGCCGCAAGGCTCTGCCCAAATCCACTGCTGGCTCAACAGGGCGCATCCCGGGCCTGCGACGGCTGGACAGCTCCGGGGAGCGTTCCCACCGACAGCTCATCGACTGTATCCGCAGCAAAGACACAGACGCTCTCATTGATGCCATCGACACcggag CTTTTGAAGTGAATTTCATGGATGACGTCGGGCAGACTCTTCTGAATTGGGCCTCTGCGTTTGGCACACAGGAAATG GTTGAGTTCCTGTGTGAGAGAGGTGCTGATGtcaacagaggtcagaggtcctcctccctccactacgCTGCCTGTTTTGGACGGCCTCAAGTAGCAAAG ACTCTACTGCGACATGGAGCCAACCCTGACCTCCGAGATGAAGATGGGAAAACTCCCCTGGACAAAGCAAGGGAGCGTGGCCACAGTGAGGTGGTAGCCATTCTCCAGTCTCCTG GAGACTGGATGTGCCCTGTTAACAAAGGAGAGGACAAGAAGAAGAAAGACttgaacgaggaggaggagggcagcgaACCCAAAGGAGACCCTGAGATGGCCCCCATCTACCTGAAGAGGCTGCTACCAGTATTTGCACAAACCTTTCAGCAAACCATGCTACCTTCTATTAG GAAAGCTAGCCTGGCTCTGATCAGGAAGATGATCCACTACAGCTGTGAAGTGCTGCTGAAGGAGGTGTGTGACTCTGACGCCGGTCACAACTTGCCAACCGTGCTAGTGGAGATCACCGCCACCGTACTGGATCAGGAG GACGATGATGACGGTCACCTGCTGGCACTGCAGATCATCAGAGACCTGGTGGACAAAGGAGGAGATGTCTTCCTGGACCAGTTGGCTAGACTGGGCGTCATCAACAAGGTGTCCACTCTGGCTGGACCCACCTCAGACGATGAGAACGAGGAGGTGTCCAAACCAGAGAAG GAGGATGAGCCACAGGAGGATGCCAAAGAGGTGCAGCAGGGGAAGCCCTACCACTGGCGTGACTGGTCCATTATCAGGGGGAGGGACTGCCTGTACATCTGGAGTGATGCTGCAGCCCTGGAGCTCTCCAACGGCTCCAACGGATGGTTCCGCTTCATCCTGGACGGCAAGCTGGCCACCATGTACTCCAGCGGCAGCCCCGAGGGAGGCTCCGACAGCTCAG AAAGTCGTAGTGAGTTTTTGGAGAAGCTGCAGCGTGCCCGGAGCCAGGTGAAACCTgtgacagccagccagcccattCTGTCTGCCCTGGGTCCCACCAAGCTGACGGTGGGGAACTGGTCCCTGACCTgcctgaaggagggagagatcgCCATCCACAACTCTGACGGACAGCAGGCCACCATCCTCAAGGAGGACCTGCCCGGCTTCGTGTTTGAGTCCAACAGGGGCACGAAGCACTCCTTCACCGCTGAAACATCACTAG GGTCTGAATTTGTGACTGGCTGGActggaaagaggggaagaaagctCAAATCCAAATtggagaaaacaaaacaaaag GTGAAGACCATGGCCAGAGACCTGTATGATGACCACTTCAAGGCGGTAGAGAGCATGCCCAGAGGGGTGGTGGTCACCCTGAGGAACATCGCCACCCAGCTGGAGTCTGCTTGGGAGCTGCATACCAACAGACAG TGTATCGAGGGAGAGAACACATGGAGAGACTTGATGAAAACGGCTCTGGAAAACTTGATTGTGGTTCTCAAGGATGAGAACACCATCTCCCCCTATGAAATGTGCAGCAGTGGCCTAGTGCAAGCGCTTTTTACAGTCCTTAATAAT AGTGTGGAACTTGACATGAAACATGATTGTAAACCATTAATGGAAagaataaatgtatttaaaaccgCATTCAGTGAAAACGAAGATGATGAAAG CCGACCCGCAGTTGCCTTAATCCGCAAACTACTAGCAGTCCTGGAGTCCATTGAGAGGTTACCTCTGCACCTGTATGACACCCCAGGCTCCACCTATAATCTGCAG atccTGACAAGGAGGTTGCGTTTCCGTCTGGAGCGCGCACCTGGGGAGACGGCGCTGATCGACCGTACCGGACGTATGCTGAAGATGGAGCCCCTGGCCACCGTGGAGTCTCTGGAGCAGTACCTCCTCAAGATG GTGGCCAAGCAGTGGTATGACTTTGATAGATCCTCCTTCATCTTCGTCAAGAAGCTAAGAGAGGGACAGACCTTCACATTCAGACACCAGCATGACTTTGACGAGAACGGAATAGTCTACTGGATTGGTACCAATGCAAA GACTGCCTATGAGTGGGTGAACCCAGCAGCCTATGGCCTGGTGGTAGTGACCTCCTCTGAGGGTCGTAACCTCCCATATGGACGACTGGAGGACATCCTGAGTCGAGACAGCTCTGCCCTCAACTGCCACACCAACGATGATAAGAACGCCTGGTTCGCCATCGACTTGGGCCTGTGGGTCATCCCCTCTGCCTACACCCTGCGCCACGCACGTGGCTACGGCCGCTCCGCCCTCAGGAACTGGGTGTTCCAGGTGTCCAAAGACGGCCAAACCTGGATGAGTCTCTACAACCATGTGGAGGACTGCAGCCTCAACGAGCCGGG GTCCACAGCCACTTGGCCTCTGGACCCATCCAAAGAGGAGAAACAGGGCTGGAGACACATCCGCATCAAGCAGATGGGGAAGAATGCCAGCGGGCAGACCCACTACCTGTCTCTGTCAGGCCTGGAGATCTACGGCACcgtcagtggtgtgtgtgaggACCAGCTAG GTAAAGCAGTGAAGGAAGCGGAGGCCAACCTGCGCAGGCAGAGGCGTCTATTCCGCTCCCAGGTGATGAAGTACATAGTGCCCGGTGCGCGCGTGGTGCGGGGCATCGACTGGAAGTGGAGAGACCAGGATGGCAACCCAGCAGGAGAGGGTACGGTGACGGGGGAGGCCCATAACG GCTGGATTGATGTCACCTGGGATGCTGGTGGCTCAAACTCTTATCGTATGGGTGCTGAAGGAAAATTTGACCTCAAGCTTGCGCCAGGGTACGACCCTGAGTCTGCGCCGTCACCCAAACCTGTCTCATCCACTGTTTCAGGCACAGCGCAGTCCTGGAGCAGCCTGGTGAAAAATAACTGTCCGGACAAGGGCGGCTCCTCCTCTGCTGCAGGGGCCAGCTCCTCCAGCCGGAAGGGCAGTAGCAGCTCGGTGTGTAGCGTGGCCAGCAGCAGTGATATCAGTCTCAGCTCCACCAAGGTAGAGCGTCGGGCCGATAGCCTGCTGGAGCAGGGGGGGTTACTAGGGGCTGGTGGTGGCATCCCTGGGTCAGAGGGCCAAGAACCCATTGTGGTGCTGTCTGAGGCCGGATCCGCCTCCAGCACCAGCACGATAACCGCGGAGGAGGGAGGCGAGCGGAAAGCGGGCACGGACAGGCAAGCGGCGGCAGATGCCACGGCCATCTCCATGGCACTAGTCAGCGTCAGCTCGCCTGACGTCAGCTCCGTGTCGGAGTCCTCCAGTAAGGAGGCTGCTTCCCAGAGACCTCTATGTTCCGTGGCCAGCGCCCGTCTGTCCGTCAGCTCTCTGCTGGCGGCCGGTGCTCCCATGAGCTCCAGCGCCAGCGTGCCTAACCTGTCATCACGAGAGGCCAGCCTCATGGAGTCATTTGTGCGGCGAGCTCCTAACATGTCCCGCACCAATGCCACCAACAACATGAACCTGAGCCGCAGCAGCAGCgacaacaacaccaacacactgGGACGAAACGTCATGAGCGCTGCCA ACTTCCTGGACAGCTGTCGTGCTAACACGCTATTGGCTGAGTTAGATGATGAGGAGGATCTGCCTGagcctgatgatgatgatgatgagaacGAGGATGACAATCAGGAAGACCAAGAGTATGAGGAAGTTTTGGTACGGTCCAGGGTAAACCTTGGTTTCCACATTCATTTTAATAGG GAAGAGGAAGAGTATGAAACCAAAGGGGGTCGGCGTAGAACCTGGGACGATGACTTTGTCCTCAAAAGGCAGTTCTCTGCTTTAGTCCCGGCGTTTGACCCCAGGCCAGGCCGGACCAATGTCCAGCAGACCACAGACCTGGAGATCCCTCCCCCAG GTACACCTCGCTCTGAAGTCCAGGAAGAGGTTGAGTGtgccccctccccccacctcGCCCTCATCCTCAAAGTGGCAGGGCTTGGAACCACCCGAGAAGTTGAACTACCCCTCTCCAACTACAAGGGTACTATCTTTTACTATGTCCAGAAGCTTCTACAGGTCTCCTGCAACGGGAGCATCAAATCAGATAAACTACGCCGGATCTGGGAACCCACATACAC GATAATGTACAGAGAATTGAAGGATTCGGACAAAGAGAAGGAAAGCAGAAAAATG GGTTGCTGGTCTGTAGAGCATGTGGAGCAATACCTTGGCACTGATGAATTACCAAAGAATGACTTGATAACCTACATGCAGAAGAATGCAGACTCCTCTTTCCTGCGCCACTGGAAATTAACCGGCACTAATAAAAGTATTAGGAAAAACAGAAATTGTTCTCAGCTCATAGCTGCATACAAG GACTTTTGTGAGCATGGGTGCAGGTCGGGGGGCCTGAGCCCTGGGTCTCTGGGTGCCATGCAGACCTGTGACATCCTGAGTGTGGCTAGTGAGCAGGCCCAGGCCAAGGCTGGCTCTAGCCAGAGTGCCTGCGGTGTGGAGGATGTGCTCCAGCTGCTCCGCATCCTCTTCATCATCGGAGGAGACCCCCACGCCCACACACGCACCTTCCAGGAAG AGGACCTCCAATTCAATGCATCGCCCGAGGAATTCACCAGCAAGAAAGTCACAACGAAGATTCTCCAGCAGATTGAGGAGCCTCTGGCCCTGGCCAGCGGGGCCCTCCCAGAATGGTGTGAGCAGCTTACCAGCAAGTGTCCTTTCCTCATCCCGTTTGAGACCCGGCAGCTCTACTTCACCTGCACTGCGTTTGGAGCCTCCAG GGCGGTAGTGTGGCTGCAGAACCGGCGGGAGGCGACCATGGAGCGCTCGCGGCCCTCCACCACGGTGCGGAGAGACGACCCTGGGGAGTTCAGGGTGGGCCGGCTCAAACATGAGCGAGTCAAGGTCCCCCGCAGAGACCAGATGATGGAGTGGGCTGAGAGCGTCATGCAGATCCACGCTGACAGGAAATCTGTTTTGGAA gttgAATTCCAGGGGGAGGAGGGTACAGGCCTGGGTCCCACACTGGAGTTCTATGCTCTGGTGGCAGCTGAGTTCCAGAGGGCATCCCTGGGTATATGGCTCTGTGATGATGACTTCCCAGACGATGAGTCTCGCCAG GTGGATCTGGGTGGGGGTCTGAAACCTCCAGGCTACTATGTCCAGCGCTCCTGCGGCCTGTTCCCAGCCCCATTCCCCCAGGATAGTGACGAGCTGGAGCGCCTCAGCAAACTCTTCCTCTTCTTGGGGGTCTTCCTGGCCAAGTGCATTCAGGACAACCGCCTGGTGGACCTTCCCATCTCACGACCCTTCTTCAAGTTGCTCTGTATGGGTGACATCAAGAGCAACATGTCCAAGCTGCTATACGCCTCCCGTGGGGGCCCTCTCCTCCTCGATCCCACCGAGCAGCACCACCACTTCTCAGAGATCCAGTCGGAGGCGTCTACCGAGGAGAGCCTAGACACCTATTCTGTCGGCAGCTTTGACGAGGACTCCAAGTCCGAGTTCATCCTGAACCCCCCTAAACCCAAGCCCCCGGCCTGGTACCACGGCATCCTGACCTGGGAGGACTTTGAGCGGGTCAACTCCCACCGGGCCAAGTTCCTGAAAGAGATGAAGGAGCTGGCGGTGAAGAGGAGGCTGATCTTGGGGAACAACAGTCAGTCTGAGGATGAAAAGAACACTAGGCTGCAGGACCTCATGCTGAAGAACCCCTTGGGCTCTGGACCCCCACTTAGTGTAGAGGACCTGGG ATTGAATTTCCAGTTTTGCCCCTCATCCAAAGTGCATGGGTTCTCAGCAGTGGATCTGAAGCCCAATGCGGATGACGAG ATGGTGACCATGGATAATGCTGAGGAGTACGTGGAGCTCATGTTTGACTTCTGCATGCACACTGGCATCCAGAAACAAATGGAGGCATTCAGAG AGGGCTTTAACCGAGTGTTCCCCATGGAGAAGCTGAGCTCCTTCAGTCACAAGGAGGTGCAGATGATTCTGTGTGGAAACCAGTCTCCATCCTGGACCTCTGAGGATGTCATGA